The following proteins come from a genomic window of Peptococcaceae bacterium:
- the uxuA gene encoding mannonate dehydratase, with translation MKMTIRWFGEGYDNVTLDQIRQIPNVTGVITTLYNMQAGEKWPLDKILELKKQVESKGLKIEGIESVNIHEDIKLGLPSREKYIENYKETLRNLGRAGISLVCYNFMPVFDWIRTNLAKELPDGSTVLSYDDKIVKRLNPDTMFEHMEADSNGFLLPGWEPERLKEIKTLLEKYKGYTEDMLFENLGYFLKQIIPVCEEYGINMAIHPDDPPWPVFGLPRIVTDKKNLQRIAELVNSKCNGFTICTGSLGANPDNDLPDMIRHFGSMGRIHFGHLRNIKIHNCGSFDEASHLSTDGTLDMFEIVKAFYDIGFKGPIRPDHGRMIWGEKGRPGYGLYDRALGAAYLNGLWEAIDKLEKKGVS, from the coding sequence ATGAAAATGACAATAAGATGGTTTGGTGAGGGATATGATAATGTAACCCTGGACCAGATAAGGCAAATACCAAATGTAACTGGGGTAATTACAACCCTGTACAACATGCAAGCAGGAGAAAAATGGCCGCTGGATAAAATCTTGGAACTTAAAAAGCAGGTGGAGTCTAAGGGCTTGAAGATCGAAGGAATAGAAAGCGTCAACATACACGAGGATATTAAACTGGGACTTCCATCACGCGAAAAGTATATAGAGAACTATAAAGAAACCCTGAGGAATCTCGGCAGGGCAGGCATATCTCTCGTTTGTTATAATTTCATGCCCGTATTTGATTGGATAAGAACCAATCTTGCCAAGGAACTGCCTGATGGGTCCACCGTACTGTCATATGATGATAAAATAGTGAAACGACTCAATCCGGATACCATGTTTGAGCATATGGAAGCGGATTCCAACGGTTTTCTATTGCCTGGATGGGAACCAGAGCGATTAAAGGAGATTAAAACGCTCCTTGAAAAATACAAGGGTTATACGGAGGATATGCTCTTTGAAAACCTGGGGTATTTTCTGAAACAGATCATTCCGGTTTGTGAGGAGTATGGCATCAATATGGCGATACATCCGGACGACCCGCCCTGGCCAGTATTTGGCCTGCCCAGGATAGTCACTGATAAGAAAAACCTGCAGAGGATTGCGGAACTCGTCAACAGCAAATGCAACGGTTTTACCATTTGCACAGGCTCGCTGGGCGCAAATCCGGACAATGATTTGCCGGATATGATAAGACATTTTGGCAGCATGGGAAGAATACATTTTGGCCACCTCAGAAATATAAAAATACATAATTGCGGCAGCTTTGACGAAGCGTCTCACCTGTCAACCGATGGCACGCTCGATATGTTTGAAATAGTCAAGGCATTTTACGATATTGGCTTCAAAGGTCCGATCAGGCCGGATCATGGTCGGATGATCTGGGGTGAAAAAGGAAGGCCGGGCTATGGACTTTATGACAGGGCATTAGGCGCAGCTTACCTGAATGGGTTATGGGAAGCTATCGACAAGCTGGAAAAGAAAGGAGTGAGCTGA
- a CDS encoding C4-dicarboxylate TRAP transporter substrate-binding protein, with the protein MVKKIISIILTAALMVVLLPGCSQQGGSGQQAEQKQEAKKYVLKLSTQLAATDPLVDGFRLLKKNVEAKTGGNLVIEIFPSAQLGSDEDVIEQTRQGVNVAVLTDGGRMANFVKDIGIIGMPYLVDNYDDIVKLVTSSTFKKWENELEKNCGIKVLSFNWYHGPRHFLTNKPVKTPEDLRGVRIRTPGAPVWQESIKAMGATPVALGWTEVYPAMQQKVIDGAEAQHLASYGARVYEVIKYIDKTAHFHLINGIIVGTKWFNTLPKEYQDILLSETKEAAKQTALNVIKVADDYEKKMVAAGMVVVEPNIPAFKAAAEKAYDVLGFKELRTQILKEIGK; encoded by the coding sequence ATGGTGAAGAAAATTATCAGTATCATCCTAACAGCTGCGTTGATGGTCGTTTTATTGCCAGGTTGTTCGCAGCAAGGAGGAAGCGGTCAGCAGGCTGAACAAAAGCAAGAGGCGAAGAAGTATGTTTTAAAGCTTTCTACTCAGCTTGCTGCGACCGACCCGCTTGTCGATGGCTTCAGGCTTCTTAAGAAGAATGTGGAAGCCAAGACCGGCGGGAATCTTGTTATCGAAATCTTCCCCAGCGCTCAACTCGGGTCTGATGAAGACGTAATTGAGCAAACCAGGCAGGGAGTCAACGTCGCGGTATTAACCGACGGCGGCCGCATGGCGAACTTTGTTAAGGACATCGGAATCATTGGAATGCCGTATTTGGTCGATAACTATGATGACATAGTAAAACTGGTCACATCTTCTACATTCAAGAAATGGGAGAATGAACTAGAAAAGAATTGCGGGATCAAAGTTTTATCTTTTAACTGGTATCACGGGCCGAGGCATTTTCTTACCAACAAACCCGTAAAAACGCCCGAAGACCTTCGGGGCGTCAGAATAAGAACTCCCGGGGCGCCTGTGTGGCAGGAATCAATAAAGGCAATGGGAGCAACCCCTGTCGCTCTTGGCTGGACCGAGGTTTATCCGGCAATGCAGCAAAAGGTTATTGACGGCGCTGAGGCGCAGCACCTCGCTTCATATGGCGCAAGAGTTTATGAGGTTATCAAGTACATCGACAAAACCGCCCATTTTCATTTAATCAACGGCATAATTGTAGGCACTAAATGGTTCAATACCTTGCCCAAAGAATACCAGGACATTCTGTTAAGTGAAACCAAGGAAGCAGCTAAACAAACAGCCCTCAATGTTATCAAAGTTGCCGACGATTATGAGAAAAAAATGGTGGCGGCCGGGATGGTTGTTGTTGAGCCTAATATACCCGCGTTTAAGGCTGCTGCCGAAAAAGCTTATGATGTGCTCGGCTTCAAAGAGCTGAGGACCCAGATACTAAAGGAAATCGGCAAATAA
- a CDS encoding TRAP transporter large permease, with product MLAMLMVFFVLLILGMPIAFAIGLSGATFFLQHSDIPLSIIVQKVVSSTQSFPLLAIPFFILAGNLMNETGITSRLIKLSTVLTGHMAGGLAQVSVVLSTLMGGISGSATADAAMEARVLGPDMIKAGYSKGYSAAVVGLTSLITCTIPPSLGFILYGYVGEVSIGRLFAAGIVPGLMMMALLMITVSITAKKKGYAPINSGKPAFREIIVAIKDSIWALLFPVILIVGIRFGLFTPSEAGAFAAVYALFVGVVVYRELTWERFKRTLDETIVDIGAIMLIIALSGIFGYGLVYDRAPQALAGFITGITTNPYVLTLIIITFLIVSGMFIESTVCVLLLTPIFLPVARSAGIDPVHFGVVMMTIVTMGIMTPPVGVAMYTVCSIFDCPVEEFVKDSIPFILAIVLLVINLIFFPQIVLFVPNLIFGQ from the coding sequence TTGTTGGCGATGTTAATGGTTTTTTTTGTTTTGCTTATACTGGGAATGCCGATTGCTTTTGCTATCGGGCTTTCCGGCGCAACCTTCTTTTTGCAGCATTCCGATATTCCGCTTTCCATAATTGTTCAAAAGGTGGTGAGTTCTACCCAGTCGTTTCCGCTGCTTGCCATACCGTTTTTTATACTCGCCGGGAACTTGATGAATGAAACCGGCATAACATCCAGACTTATCAAATTGTCGACAGTGCTTACGGGGCATATGGCGGGAGGGTTGGCCCAGGTCAGTGTCGTGCTCAGCACTTTGATGGGCGGAATATCCGGATCGGCAACCGCGGATGCAGCAATGGAAGCAAGGGTCTTAGGCCCGGATATGATAAAAGCAGGGTATTCGAAGGGATACAGCGCGGCGGTAGTCGGTCTCACTTCGCTTATTACCTGTACCATTCCTCCGAGTTTGGGATTTATCCTTTATGGATACGTAGGCGAAGTCTCGATAGGCAGATTGTTTGCAGCCGGCATTGTGCCGGGGTTAATGATGATGGCGCTGCTGATGATAACTGTCAGCATCACGGCGAAGAAAAAAGGCTACGCCCCTATAAATTCCGGCAAGCCGGCTTTCAGAGAGATTATTGTGGCCATCAAGGACAGCATTTGGGCGCTGCTGTTTCCGGTGATACTAATTGTTGGCATAAGATTCGGTCTGTTTACCCCGTCGGAAGCCGGCGCTTTTGCGGCGGTATATGCCTTATTTGTCGGTGTTGTTGTTTACCGGGAATTGACGTGGGAAAGATTCAAAAGAACACTTGATGAAACAATCGTGGATATCGGCGCGATCATGCTAATTATCGCCCTATCCGGCATTTTCGGATACGGGCTGGTATATGACAGAGCGCCCCAAGCTCTTGCCGGTTTCATTACCGGCATTACTACAAATCCATACGTGCTCACACTGATAATCATCACCTTTCTCATTGTCTCCGGCATGTTTATCGAAAGCACAGTATGCGTGTTGCTGCTTACGCCGATTTTCCTTCCGGTGGCAAGAAGCGCTGGAATTGATCCGGTGCACTTCGGCGTAGTCATGATGACGATCGTTACAATGGGAATCATGACCCCGCCTGTTGGCGTGGCCATGTATACTGTTTGCTCGATTTTCGATTGCCCTGTAGAAGAGTTTGTAAAAGACAGCATCCCGTTTATTCTGGCAATTGTGCTGTTGGTAATTAATCTCATTTTCTTCCCGCAAATTGTTCTTTTCGTTCCAAACTTGATTTTTGGCCAATAA
- a CDS encoding GntR family transcriptional regulator, with the protein MFAIKYSLEIPKNDGNLNVGDFVYKTVRENIINWNIEPGVMISEKELSEQFRASRTPVREAFIKLGREGLVEILPQRGTVISKIDLGRVEEERFIRESLEVAVLNVAVERFPPEKLPAFEENLKQQQECVENIDYKRFLKVDDEFHRIMFLGCNKELSWEVIQNISGHYKRIRAMTLWDRQVLEDLIKQHAAIFEAIRDKDLEKANCNLKKHLRKLIVEEKEMKAKYPEYFL; encoded by the coding sequence GTGTTTGCAATAAAATACTCGCTTGAAATACCAAAAAATGACGGAAATTTAAATGTTGGCGACTTTGTCTACAAAACTGTCAGAGAAAACATTATCAATTGGAACATAGAGCCCGGGGTGATGATCAGCGAAAAGGAACTTTCCGAACAGTTCCGCGCCAGCCGCACTCCCGTAAGGGAGGCGTTTATCAAGTTGGGGCGCGAGGGTCTGGTCGAGATACTGCCCCAAAGAGGCACGGTGATTTCCAAGATTGACTTGGGGCGCGTGGAAGAAGAACGGTTTATCAGGGAAAGCCTCGAAGTTGCCGTGCTTAATGTGGCTGTGGAGAGGTTCCCGCCCGAGAAGCTGCCGGCTTTTGAGGAAAACTTGAAACAGCAACAAGAGTGCGTTGAAAATATCGACTACAAGAGGTTCCTCAAGGTGGACGACGAATTCCACCGGATTATGTTTTTGGGCTGCAATAAGGAATTATCCTGGGAGGTTATCCAGAATATAAGCGGCCATTACAAACGCATCAGGGCGATGACTCTTTGGGACAGACAGGTGCTGGAGGATTTGATTAAACAGCATGCCGCAATATTTGAGGCCATTCGTGACAAGGACCTCGAAAAAGCCAATTGTAATTTAAAAAAGCATCTTCGAAAATTAATCGTGGAAGAAAAAGAAATGAAGGCAAAGTATCCCGAGTATTTCCTTTAG
- a CDS encoding TRAP transporter small permease: protein MKRIVDSFYRWEEFLVKTLLALIVALVFIAAVLRTFKYPINWSVDIAQGLFAWGTFLGADVAMRKNKLMGVDLFISKMPIKTQRLLKIINYSMIIGFLSGIAFFGVKLCVENYARTFQSLSVSYSWVTLSAPVGAVLMIITSGKKIREMLNVKVKGSS, encoded by the coding sequence ATGAAAAGAATTGTGGATTCTTTTTACCGGTGGGAGGAGTTCCTGGTAAAAACGTTATTGGCGCTGATTGTTGCTCTTGTGTTCATTGCGGCGGTATTAAGAACTTTTAAATACCCGATAAACTGGTCGGTGGACATAGCTCAAGGCCTCTTCGCTTGGGGAACGTTCCTCGGCGCCGATGTTGCCATGCGCAAGAATAAACTCATGGGAGTAGATTTATTCATTTCAAAAATGCCCATAAAAACGCAAAGGCTGTTAAAAATAATCAATTATTCGATGATCATCGGTTTTCTCAGCGGCATTGCCTTCTTCGGAGTAAAATTATGCGTTGAAAATTATGCCAGGACCTTCCAAAGCCTTTCCGTCAGCTACTCGTGGGTAACACTCAGCGCGCCGGTGGGAGCAGTGTTGATGATTATTACCAGCGGCAAAAAAATCAGGGAAATGCTGAACGTAAAGGTAAAGGGCTCTTCATAA